In Montipora capricornis isolate CH-2021 chromosome 4, ASM3666992v2, whole genome shotgun sequence, a single genomic region encodes these proteins:
- the LOC138045953 gene encoding hepatocyte nuclear factor 1-alpha-like isoform X2, whose translation MDPWQAAKVIKMYMQQHNIPQREVVESTGLNQSHLSQHLNKGTPMKTNKRAALYTWFEQKRKEVIEQYNSPGKRVIAEMESNGGVPAKKTRRNRFKWGPASTDILYQSYEDQKNPSKEEREALVEACNRAECHQRGVPYDNVEGLGPNLVTESRVYNWFANRRKEETFRLKLAIDAATYPGAPVTVKECPTLQSSTVPPATSPSIVPSVAKVSLPQPVPLDPVKTEKLQPGTAHLNHSRQIATGQEVRPQLSQHQGASAMMSSFVPARVSQQLSLNMAMMPSPGIPASSQVAVQSQVMPVSSMAQHSVVPSIGQMPVIVSVPTGMDGFPHGLPQLPENVTPMTGAAQLIQMHPVPMTTLPMPPPPQPVTGSTGNMPLPPALQPITVMSSMVQIPAVQGSPAVSVPTNSGQERKPQSPTFEVKLNFAVKDVVAEKADAMTFNATPSGITKVKCEGIKMENGDDETIIAENVTITTEGGGERHESGKPCGEAKNENQSSTNAQVQSVEGISGR comes from the exons ATGGATCCATGGCAAGCTGCCAAAGTAATCAAAATGTACATGCAACAGCACAACATTCCACAACGAGAAGTGGTGGAATCTACAGGTCTGAATCAGAGCCACCTCTCACAGCACCTTAACAAGGGCACACCGATGAAAACTAACAAGAGAGCCGCTCTGTACACTTGGTTCGAACAGAAGAGGAAAGAAGTCATAGAAC AATACAATTCCCCTGGGAAGAGGGTTATTGCTGAAATGGAAAGTAATGGAGGAGTTCCAGCCAAGAAGACTAGAAGAAATCGCTTTAAATGGGGACCAGCCTCTACAGATATTCTATACCAGTCTTATGAAGATCAAAAAAATCCCTCAAAGGAAGAAAG AGAAGCACTGGTTGAGGCTTGTAACAGGGCAGAATGCCACCAGAGGGGTGTTCCTTATGACAATGTTGAGGGGCTTGGTCCAAACCTGGTAACTGAGAGCCGTGTTTATAACTGGTTTGCTAATAGACGTAAAGAAGAAACCTTTAGATTAAAACTAGCAATTGATGCAGCAACCTATCCTGGAGCTCCTGTTACTGTAAAAG AGTGTCCAACCTTACAGTCATCAACAGTCCCTCCTGCCACATCCCCTTCTATAGTGCCATCTGTGGCTAAGGTCTCATTACCACAACCTGTGCCATTAGATCCAGTTAAAACGGAAAAGCTGCAGCCAGGTACAGCCCATCTCAATCATAGCCGGCAAATAGCTACCGGGCAGGAAGTTCGACCACAGCTCAGTCAACATCAAGGAGCGTCTGCAATGATGAGCAGCTTTGTCCCTGCGAGGGTTTCCCAACAGTTATCACTGAATATGGCAATGATGCCTTCCCCAGGGATTCCTGCTAGTAGCCAAGTAGCTGTCCAATCACAAGTAATGCCAGTGTCAAGCATGGCCCAACATTCAGTTGTACCAAGTATTGGTCAAATGCCAGTTATTGTATCAGTGCCTACTGGGATGGATGGATTCCCACATGGCCTGCCACAGCTGCCAGAAAATGTAACACCAATGACTGGAGCAGCGCAGTTAATCCAAATGCATCCTGTTCCCATGACAACACTTCCCATGCCACCACCTCCACAGCCTGTCACAGGTAGTACCGGTAATATGCCACTGCCTCCAGCTCTTCAGCCCATTACAGTGATGTCATCAATGGTGCAAATACCAGCTGTGCAAGGATCACCTGCGGTCTCTGTTCCAACAAACAGTGGTCAGGAAAGGAAACCACAATCTCCAACATTTGAAGTCAAACTCAATTTTGCAGTCAAGGATGTGGTAGCTGAGAAAGCTGACGCTATGACTTTCAATGCCACACCTTCTGGTATAACAAAAGTCAAATGTGAAGGAATCAAAATGGAAAATGGAGACGATGAAACTATTATAGCTGAAAATGTAACAATCACAACTGAAGGTGGAGGAGAGAGGCATGAAAGTGGAAAGCCATGTGGGGAGGCCAAAAACGAAAATCAGAGCTCCACAAATGCTCAGGTGCAGTCTGTGGAGGGTATTTCAGGGAGATGA